The nucleotide sequence catattgactgactgattcacACAGATAAGGGAAATCTAGAGTGGTCTCATTGGCCCTCTTCCTTGATCGGAGATTGCAGTAGGACTGAAAGGTACTATGTTACTTAGAAGAAGCAGCTTCTGACTCAGCCTCTTTCTTCAACTCTTCATATGAAATCATGTAATATAAGACTTCAAGTGAGAAGGACTTAAAATGGGGCTTCCAGATGCAATCATTATGACACTACTACACAAACCTACTTATGaagacttttccatttttttccatttttgtgtttAATGAGCCTATTTGAATGAGAACCTATTTGGAGATGGAAGTTCTAAGGCTTAGAGTTGGCTTTGTGAGCATGAGAGGTCCAGAGTTCCCAAGTCCTTTTGAATGAAACTCAATAGTTTCAAGAAGAAGAATCCCCAGCAACTCTTGGAGACAAAAAGCATCAACATGGAGATTAATGGGAGTTTGATCCATTTAACCAAAAGACATGTTTTTTAGATAGGAATAGCTGAGGCAATATGTAAAATACCTAATGAACAATTCCATGATTTATTTGTGCTTAGACAACTTTAAGTATAAATCAATGGTAAGGTTATAAGTGTAACTGCCTCTACTATCTTTTTAGTATGTCTTACTATCAATGTTCACTTGTCATAAGAAGAAGGCCTTATTCAGGCAGGAACCAGTCAGCTTAGATTCAGTGTTAGGATTAGCTATATCATAGAAAAGATATTCAACAAGGATACTCCTGCATTAGCTTAGGTAAATATAGCCTTCCTTATCTCCATATGGAACTATATCTAACAAATAGGGTGCCAATATCTTACATTCTGAAGACCGACATTGTATTGGAAGGATTCTGATCTTCAGATGAAGCTTTTATTCTCTGAAATGACAAGGATGATCCATCAATATGGCCAGAGGTTTCCAGGAAGTTTCTAAAGGGCAATTTTAGCTTTACCTCTGAGGCAAATCAAAACCAAAGGATATCTTTGccacttttcaaagaaaaattaacctAAGTTTTGTTGCAAAGCAAGGGAGGGAACCCTAATAAGGAGTAGTGCTAACACgtttgtgtttttgtcttttgtgttttaccatttcttttgtGTAGAGGAATTAAATAGCTGTCCCATACTTGATTCATATTGTACAGTGATTatcattcttcctccttttgaGGAAATTTTGTACATAAGCCCAAACCTGAGCTATAAGTAAGTCATCTAAGGAACAACAGAATAGAAGTTTAAGTAGCCAGGAATGGGAGAAAAAGAATCCTTAACCTCCTTTCAGAGGTTAAGCACCTTCAAGGACTGAACTCCACCTTCAAGCAGAGTGAACACTAAGGGAGAGAGAGTGGACCCAGTTACCACGACATTTGGTTACAGAAGTGATGATTTCTCACAGTTAAGCCACAGCCAACATCAATAAACATCAAAGTCTTAAACTATATTTGTAATACCAttagatctttataacaaatgaATTGGGTAGAATTGCTCACCCCAACCAAACTCTTTTGACACTGATTTGTACCTTAGAAGACACATCTTCagggcaaatatatatatatatatacacacatactgtTCTTTGAGTTTGGTATGTTCCATGCTAATAAAGAGAATCAACTAGACATTATCTCAGTAAAAGGGAATTGGTTGAAACCCAGTTCTTGATCTCGGCTTCCTGAtactaaaaccccaaataagttCCAAATTACTATTATCAAAAATAACAATACAACAAATTTTAGCCAAACTAGTTTGTGTATACAAAAAGCAATAGTTTGCCCAAGTCATTCATTTGTCAACTACTCTCTGAGAATTTGAGGGAGATGTCATCTGAGCACAAGGGAATGTCTGGGTCTCCTAATgttttaaaagcttaaaactgcaccgAAGACTTTTGGGTCAGTCTGTACTTAAGTAACATCTACTAAAATGAAATATCAGAAGAAATATGCCACACAATCTTTATCTAACAttaattctccttttctttacaatgttggaTTTCATGTTTCATAAGATCTTGATATCTTCAATGTGGATATTTCTTCCAACAAGAAATGGTATGCTCTCCTAGTTgagtttcattcatttttaaggcCCTTCAAGAGTTCATTTGGTAGTAAATAATATTTGAAACTATTGCTTTGGGGCTCCATTTTAACCAGATCATGGAAATATGGGATATTTATATGGCCCTTTGTTCTCTCCCATTATCTAGAACATATTTAAAGTAGAACTATTTCTTAGGTCTTCCCACTGGACCACTGACTCACAGACTGgcacaaaagaggaagagggtaTGATGTGAGTGCAATATCCATTTTCAGATCTTGGACACAATAGTAAGTATCTAAAATCATAGGTTTTGAGCCCCAAAAGAATATAgatctttaaaattaatatagttggggcagctaggtagcacactgCATTGAGTGCCCTACTTGGAGTGGGGAGAACtggtattcaaatctggcctctgacacttcctagctgtgttccctggacaagtcatttaataccaattgcttagcccttaccactcttctgccttgggctccatacttagtatcaattctaagacagaagataggagtttgaaattttaaaaataaaataaaattaatataataaaatcataatcaaGGCAGAGGTCTTCCTATGAAAGATTTTCTTGTTAACACTCACCTTCCCCAATTGCTCTGCTCCAtattcttgctgttcctcattaTGTGACTGACTGGGACACGGGGGCAGATTGGGGCTGAAGGCCATGAGGTCGTTCTTGACTGTTCCTTCTCCAGAGTAAACTTTCTGCCTCCGCTGCTGAGAATAGGACCAGCTCCCTGCCTCATTCGAACATACCAGCATAGGCTTGTCAGGCCCATATCTGACCTGCGGGGGAGCAGAGCACCGCAGTGCCACATACAGCAGCAGGCTCAGCACCAACAAACTAGACACTGAGCAGATAGCTATGATCAGATACACATTTACATCCACCAGTCCTGCCTCCTTCCTAACTCCTGTCTCGGCCACAGCTCCAACAACCTCAGACGAAGTTTTAAGGGCCTGCCCGCTCTCCAATAGTGACACGCTCACAGTGGTGGTAACAGACAGCGCAGGTTCCCCGTGGTCCTTTACTAATACTAGAAGTATCTTTAGAGGTCCATCCGTCTCCTCCAGAACTCGCGTCGTGCGAATCTCACCCGTGTATAATCCCACGCGGAAAGGGCTGTGCCCAACGCCCACGCCGGACAGTAGTTCGTAAGATAGCCATGCATTGTATCCTGAATCCGCATCCACAGCCCGGATCTTCATCACCACGTGACCTGGAGCCACTGACTGTGACACTAGTTTGGTTACTGGGCCCCCGCCTGCCCCAGAACCCGCAAGAGGAGGTAGCACTTGTGGCGCGTTGTCATTCTCATCCAGCACGAACACCTGCAGGCTTACGTTGCTGCCCAGAGGAGGAAAACCAGAGTCTCTGGCGCTCACCTGGAACTGCAGCAGCTCCAGCTCCTCGTGGTCCAGAGGCTGCAGGGCGTATACTTTCCCACTCTCCGAGTGCACAGACACGTAGCTCGACAGCTGATGCTCACCTATCCACCGATCCACCAATGAGTAGGACACCAGCGCATTCTCTTGCGCATCCGGATCAGATGCGGACACAGTGAAGATGTGACTTCCTGGTGGGTTGTTCTCCTTCACAAACACGGTATACACAGGCTGCTCGAAGGAAGGTGCGTTGTCATTCACGTCCCCAATGTCTACGGACAAGCTAGCCGTAGACCACAGGGCTGGTGTCCCGCTGTCCCTTGCAGTCACCACTAGCTCGTAGGCCTGTATGCTCTCACGGTCCACAGGGCCCTCTAGCACCAGCGAATAGTAATTCCTAAAGGTGGACACCAGTGTAAAGGGCCCTGGGGGTGATAATGAGCAAGTCACCTGTCCATTGGCGCCTGAGTCACCATCAGATACGCTAATGAGGGCAATGACTGTGCCTGATGGGGAGTCCTCTAGGACAGGCAATGAAAGTGATGTCACAGACACCAGAGGAGAGTTATCGTTGGTGTCCAGAATTTCCACTAGAACTGTGCAATGGCCAGCCATTGGAAGGCTCCCTTTGTCAATAGCTTCGACTTGAATTTCATACCTATTATTCTTTTCAAAATCCAATTCtccttttattctaatttctcCTGTATCTGATCTGATGTGAAAAGTGTGTAGCACTTCAGGAGGAACTGGGCTACGAAATGagtataaaatatttccattggTTCCATCATCAGCATCAGAAGCATTGAGCTGGATCACTAATGTACCGTTCAAAGCGTTCTCTAACATTCTCACTTTATAAACAGATTGGTCGAATTGCGGGGCATTATCGTTCACGTCCAGCACTTTGATCAGCAGTTGAACACTGCCGGTGAGTTCCGGCTTGCCCCCATCGGTGGCAGTCAGTAATAAACGATGTTGTTGAGTTTGCTCCCTATCCAAAGATTTCCTTAGAATAAGTGATAACGAAGTAGTTTGTTCACTATTGCTCTGTACATACAAAGCGAAATACTCATTGGGACTGAGCCTGTAGGTCAAGGCCGCATTTTCTCCTACGTCTGCATCAGATGCGCCATCTAGCGGGAAACGAGTGTCTGGTGGTCTTGATTCagcaatatttatttcttttttattttctaggaaCATGGGCGGATTATCATTAATGTCCTTGACCTCCACCTCCGCATGGAAAACCTGCAGCGGCTTGTCCACGATCACCTCCAGGTGGATGCTACAAACAGGGCTGCGGCCGCACAGCTCCTCACGGTCGATCCGAGAATTCACAAATAAAATGCCATTCTGCAAGTTTACCTCCAAGTAGTCCCTGCGGCCCTTGGACACCACCCGGAAGAGCCTCGACACCAGCTCTCCAACCTCCAGACCTAGGTCCTGCGCGATTCGCCCCACGAACGTACCGTGTTTCGCTTCCTCCATCACTGAATAATGGACCTGGCCGCTCCCCATCTTCCAGGCTGTGAAGAGCAGAATGGAGAACAGCAGATGCTGGGCTTTGTAAGGACCCTCCATTACGCAAAGGTAAGACTATCTATATTTGAATTGGCGCTTCAGGGAAGCAAAAAGATGAATTCTTTGTTGCAAACTGTTTGGGGAGAGCCAGTAATATGGCCTCTATCTGATTCCGGGAAAGAATAACCAGAGTTGCTTCGTTTCAGGCGGATTCAGGGAGAAGCTGccgttttctttcttctccaaatgTTTTCAGTGAAGAGCGACACCATGTGCATGAATGTGTAACTAAAATAGTAACGGATTCTCAAAATTCTCAGTAGAATATCTTTCACAAGTCTGATATTTTCACTTTTGACTTctaatttctacttcttttgaagaaattatttcatttctggaAATGATAAATTCCAGTCTTCTTCCTCTCAACTGCTGTTCCATGGAACATTTTGATGGCAGAAACGTGAAGAACTTTTTCTCTCTACATTTTTTTAGAACCCTTCCTGCATTTAGTGCTCTGAACGATCTTACTGGGAGCCCAGAGGGGCCAGCTACTCTGAATAATCGCTTCAGGAGAACTGAATTCATCCGGTTTGTGTTCCAATCACAGGTACAGTGCTTGTACAAGTGTTCCTCGTGTATATTTTTAGGCCCTGTCAATATATCACTTCTTCCAGTCAGATTGAGAAGAAAGAACTTGCAAATAAAGGAAGAATGGTAAGTGATGCTTCAATTTTCTTTGCtgtatttaaaattgtattaaaatttttctgGGATTATAATCTTCCCCATTAAATTTATCATATATgcataaaattgttttttaatattctaaagATGTAAAGAATGTAACCACTTGGGTATCTGCAGTGAGATGTGATAGACATTGAATGATCATAGTCAAGTCACTCAAAATCTTtgagcctgtttccttatctgtaaaattggaatcaTAATACTTTTAGTAagtacctctcaaggttgttgtggggATTAAGTGAGGTGTGAATAAAGAGCTTTGTAGAACTGAAAGAACTATCCTTCAGAATATATTCATTTCTTGAGCTGCTTTTATCAAAGTAGCTGGAGCTCTAGATCTAAAGTCAGGAaggactgaattcaaattcagcctgacacttgctgtgtgatcctggacagagtcatttaatctgtttgcctcaatttcttcaactgtaaaatatagataaagcacCTACCTTTCAGTATTATTGTgatgaaaaaatgagataatattttaatgttctttgcaaactttaaagcactttttCTTCATAATCATAATGATAACCAAGTGAACTGGAATCAGTTCAGAAACACTTAAGTTTTGAGTGTCAACTCTACTGCTTGCTATCTGAGGGACCTTGAAAAAATGGATTAACCTCCCTGGGTCACAATtactttatgtttttaaaaatgtattgaacTCTATGACCACTAAGGATGCTTCTAATTCTGTCCGTAATCTTAGAGAAACCCTAGGTTGAAACATGAAATATGAGACCCATATCCACTAAAAGACAGATCCAtcaaaaaatcaaacaattcccattgcctacactGGGCAAATGATAGACACTGAATTTGATTGAACCGAGAGAGTTAAGATGGTATATAAATTGCTACAATCGTGAAATAGAATacaacaaaagagaaacaaagtaCTCTGAGAGATTGGAAAATTCTAAAGAAGAGTTTCAAAGGGAACCATCTCTTCTTTGTTCTCCAGAGAGGAAATGATTAGCAACTTCtgcttcaaaaagaaaaaagtctagtGCAATGTGTAGATTATGATGTTTCTGCCCATGAGTGGAGAATGTTTTCTCCTGGAAACAACCCCAACCCAATTGAAGGAATATTAGTACTTTGGGGATTTTAGGTTGGCTATCAATGTAGCTATATTAAGGATCCCACTGATTTGACAGGATTTGTATTATTTTCCACAAGCTTAACTACTCAATGAGCATTTACTTTAGTTGTCATAGAAGATCTCCTAAACACTAAAAGGGAATCTGACATACAAAATCTAGAACCTAGAGAGGGTTGGGTCAAACATACTTAATGGAAGAGGATAGGGAGATATGAAAAAGATTTCCCCTTTACATCCTGGTCTTTCTTCTGTTCTTGTCCATCAAAATTTCCCAAAAGGGGGCAGGGTCTAGCTAATAAGCTACAGGAAGCTAATaaggaacaggagaaggaaaagggcCAGTAAGGCTTCGGTCCAATTGTAGTCCAGTTGCAATGATTTCTAGACCTTGCAGTACCACCACTGAACAGCTCTACAAGAAGTTACAAGTCGGTTTATCTCTGAAGTTATGCCTCTCTCTTGGCAACTGCAAAGACTGAAAATGGATGTTGCAACAGACTACCCTACATTCTGACAGAAAATACTCTATGGGGAGTAAAAAGTAAGGAAGATTCATCCAGAATGCTATTCTGTCAGAAAGGGGGAAACTCAGCTCCTGAATGATTAGTAATCTCATGTATGAAGTCTCTCTTTATCTCCATCCATTACTGTTGGTCTTTGACACTACTCAACATCCTTTTCCAAAATGTTCCTCATAATCATATCTAGGCAATTGGAAAATATCCAATTCAAAATGATGGTATGAGTTGAAAGAACAAGTTTGATATCTTATTTATAGCACTTTGacttaaattttttcaaaaaaatagaaatgatttgtattcttgaCAAACACAAGGGATAGAACTATTTCTCTCCTCGTATTGTAATTATTTATGTTCTGTCCTTCACAGAActttatataatacctaaaataaGTAACTTATGACTTTTAATTTACTCATAATTGTTATCTTCAAAATAGTCAAATCAGCTCTGAAATGCATCTTTCTGGAGTTTCTTCAACTTTCAAGATATGGCTAGAATATTCAATAAGAAATGGTGATCCCTGTCTCCTTAGTCTAAATGACCTGAACGATCTTTTGCACACTGAGTCAGAATAGCATAGATGGATTTTCCTCTACCATTGGGCACTAGATAAACAAAAGTTATTCAGATTCCCCACCCCCTTTACCATTCCCCACCTACAAAGGATCAGCTATTGAAAATTCTCATTAACTTAGAAGAAAATCAATGTCAgccaattttttatatttttcattgccattttaaaataattttgaatgaatAGCATTAAGCATCACTACAACCAGTTAAACTTGCTTTGCAATTATTTCTATTCCCTACCAATTTCTATTCATATCATGTCTTAAATTTTTAGTCATTCCATCCAagtttctatctatctatatatgtatgtgtatatatatgtatatatgtattcagGCAaccttttataaaaattatctaaatattCTCTAAGGAATTTTAattaaatgtgttttgtatgacaacAGAGTAATGGAATAGATGGGatcctagacttggagtcaaaatatgcattcaaatcctgcctcttaaaTTTGCTGGTTATTTGACCTTGGATGACTCACTTACCTTTTATGTAATTCAGACAACTCTCTAGGACTTACACACTAAACCATATATTGAATTGTGGTTTACCTTATTAGAGATTCCCAACACATTGACCAAATGACATCTTTatgaattttaaagcattttgtccTCATATCTTACAGAATGTTATAGGAATTGCTTCATTCTGATTGTATGCATGGAGTCAATTTATTAGATTCTCTATTGTTAAATTATTAGATTGTCtctttattgttatcattattattaaatttccttATTTAAACTAACCTTATATGGAATGAGAAACTTCATTATGAATTAGATGCTTGGGAAGCACACTCTAAATTTTTGTGGGTGCCACCTAATGTCCAGTAGTAGGGATATAAATAATAGAGTGTACTGGATACCCTGAAATAGTTTGATGTTTAAAACAAAGAACCTAATTTCCTCCTACTGTATTATTTAGGGATTGAACATAATCTAATTTATTGTAGCCAAGAGGTACAGTAATGTTTCCAGTTTTATCTTCTATACTctagtatacacacacacatactaacTTTATAGTCCAATCAGTGCTTTCCTAGTTGAATTCCTATAATATTCCAGTGTTCGATGATCTCATGATGTTGATGTTCCTTTCTTAGATACCACTTGTCATCTATTTGTGTTTGCCTATTCTATGTGACTCTTGTCTAAGTTCTTCCATAAACTGGTCATAGAAGGTCCACCCAAAGTTCTGGGATCTTCTTCCATTCTCTTGAatcataaatggaaaaatattagcaTTAGTTACCTTATTATTTATCAAGGGCCATACAATTGCCTGAATTGATTAATATATACTGGGATCTTAAAGTCTAAAATACCACAGAGGAGACAACAAGAGTCATCAATCAAAAAGAACACTTATggctaaaaaaagaaatgcctgTGCCTTCAAAATCATTTGAACCTATGGCTAATCAACTGAGATATGCAATATTTGAGGACCCAGAGAAGATGAAAGTACAAATTATGgcaaaaataagaggaaaagattAAACATAAAGCTAGAAGTTTAAAAGCTTTGATCACTTTTGCTCTTCTAATCATAGCTTTGGACCTTGAAGTTCAATCATTAGAGAAGTTATCTCCACTTAAGAATGGAATATATTCAGTTATTCATCAGCAAAAAAAATTTGATCCTAAATTTTGAAAGAacaatatacaattaaaaaacaaataactcaCAATTAAACAGGGATTCTGACTCTCCTCGTTTGACTGAGGAAGGTTAGGGCTGAAGGCCATGAGATCATTTTTGGCTAAAGTCTCTCCAGAGCAAACCTTCTGCCGCCGCTGCTGAGAATGAGACCAACTCTCCATCCCATTAGAGTACACCAGCCTGGAATTCCCGGGCACAGCCTGCGGAGCTGAAGAGCATCGCAAAGCCACATATAGTAGCAGACTCAGCACCAACAGACTAGACACTGAGCAGATAGCTATGATCAGGTACACGTTCACATCGACCAGGGCTGCCTCGTTTCTAACCCCCGCCTCAGGTGCCCGCCCAGCAGCTGCAGCTTCAGCATTGAAAGACAAAGCCTTCACCGACATTCCACTCTCCACAAGAGACACGCTGACTGTGGCCGTTGCTGACAAGGCCGGTTCTCCGTGATCCTTCACTAAGACCAGCAACATCTTCCGAGGACCATCTGACTCCTCCAGGGCTCGCGTCGTGCTGATCTCGCCAGTGTACAGACCCACTCTGAAAGGGTTGCGCCCAACGCCCACCTCGGACAGCAGCTCATATGACAGCCACGCATTGTAGCCAGAATCCGCATCCACAGCTCGAATCTTTGCAACCACGTGGCCCACAGCCACAGATTTTGACACCAGCTCTGTCACTGGGCTAACGCCAGTGTGAAGCGGTAGCACAACAGGCGGATTGTCGTTCTCGTCCTGCACGAACACCTGCAGGCTCACGTTGCTACCCAGGGGAGGGACGCCCGAGTCGCGTGCGCTCACCTGGAACTGCAGCAGCTCCAGCTCCTCGTGGTCCAGAGGTTGCAGGACGTACACTTTCCCGCTCTCCGAGTGCACAGACACGTAGCTCGAAAGGAGACGTTCTCCTACTCGTCGCTCCACTAGAGAGTAAGACACTAGAGCGTTCTCCCGAACATCTGGGTCTGATGCAGATACTGTAAAGATGTGACTTCCAGGTGGGTTATTCTCCTTCATAAACACGGTGTACAAAGGTTGCTCGAAGACTGGTGCGTTGTCATTCACATCGCCAATGTCCACAGACAATCTCGCTGTGGCCCAGAGCACTGGAGTCCCTCCATCCCTTGCTGTTACCACCAGCTGATAGACCGGCACGCTCTCACGGTCAACAGAACTATCCAGCACCAGCGAGTAGTAATTCCTGAAGGTGGATGTCAGAGTAAAAGGCCCCAGAGGCGACAGTGAGCAAGTCACCTGCCCGTTGGCTCCAGAGTCTCGGTCGGATACACTAATGAGAGCTATAACTGTGCCTACTGGGGCGTCCTCTCGGACTGGAAGAGATAGGGAGGTCACGGACAACTCAGGGGCATTATCGTTGATGTCCACGACTTCGAATAAGATtgtgcaatgaccaaccatgggAGGAGCTCCCCTGT is from Gracilinanus agilis isolate LMUSP501 chromosome 2, AgileGrace, whole genome shotgun sequence and encodes:
- the LOC123233849 gene encoding protocadherin Fat 4-like; translation: MGVSQRSGLGTRQLLFLILFHTAWKVGSGQIHYSVPEEAKHGTFVGRIAQDLGLEIGELVSRLFRVVSKGRRDYLEVNVQNGILFVNSRIDREELCSRNPVCSIHLEVIVEKPLQVFHVEVEIKDINDNPPVFPERQQNVFISESRLLESHFPLEGASDADIGANSLLKYQLSHNEYFTLEMITKNDKSVLPELVLHKLLDREETPEIILLLTATDGGKPELTGTVELFITVLDVNDNPPKFDKSGYKVKLFENSPNGTLIIKLNASDPDKGINGEIYYGIKKISPESEKCTFIMNSVTGDIRIHGELDFEDNNIYEIQVTATDRGAPPMVGHCTILFEVVDINDNAPELSVTSLSLPVREDAPVGTVIALISVSDRDSGANGQVTCSLSPLGPFTLTSTFRNYYSLVLDSSVDRESVPVYQLVVTARDGGTPVLWATARLSVDIGDVNDNAPVFEQPLYTVFMKENNPPGSHIFTVSASDPDVRENALVSYSLVERRVGERLLSSYVSVHSESGKVYVLQPLDHEELELLQFQVSARDSGVPPLGSNVSLQVFVQDENDNPPVVLPLHTGVSPVTELVSKSVAVGHVVAKIRAVDADSGYNAWLSYELLSEVGVGRNPFRVGLYTGEISTTRALEESDGPRKMLLVLVKDHGEPALSATATVSVSLVESGMSVKALSFNAEAAAAGRAPEAGVRNEAALVDVNVYLIIAICSVSSLLVLSLLLYVALRCSSAPQAVPGNSRLVYSNGMESWSHSQQRRQKVCSGETLAKNDLMAFSPNLPQSNEESQNPCLISYLCVMEGPYKAQHLLFSILLFTAWKMGSGQVHYSVMEEAKHGTFVGRIAQDLGLEVGELVSRLFRVVSKGRRDYLEVNLQNGILFVNSRIDREELCGRSPVCSIHLEVIVDKPLQVFHAEVEVKDINDNPPMFLENKKEINIAESRPPDTRFPLDGASDADVGENAALTYRLSPNEYFALYVQSNSEQTTSLSLILRKSLDREQTQQHRLLLTATDGGKPELTGSVQLLIKVLDVNDNAPQFDQSVYKVRMLENALNGTLVIQLNASDADDGTNGNILYSFRSPVPPEVLHTFHIRSDTGEIRIKGELDFEKNNRYEIQVEAIDKGSLPMAGHCTVLVEILDTNDNSPLVSVTSLSLPVLEDSPSGTVIALISVSDGDSGANGQVTCSLSPPGPFTLVSTFRNYYSLVLEGPVDRESIQAYELVVTARDSGTPALWSTASLSVDIGDVNDNAPSFEQPVYTVFVKENNPPGSHIFTVSASDPDAQENALVSYSLVDRWIGEHQLSSYVSVHSESGKVYALQPLDHEELELLQFQVSARDSGFPPLGSNVSLQVFVLDENDNAPQVLPPLAGSGAGGGPVTKLVSQSVAPGHVVMKIRAVDADSGYNAWLSYELLSGVGVGHSPFRVGLYTGEIRTTRVLEETDGPLKILLVLVKDHGEPALSVTTTVSVSLLESGQALKTSSEVVGAVAETGVRKEAGLVDVNVYLIIAICSVSSLLVLSLLLYVALRCSAPPQVRYGPDKPMLVCSNEAGSWSYSQQRRQKVYSGEGTVKNDLMAFSPNLPPCPSQSHNEEQQEYGAEQLGKVSVNKKIFHRKTSALIMILLY